The genome window TATGACTGTGTGGGTTAAGACAATTTCTAGAATTTTCCCAAAATGGTTCGAATCTCCAATaccttaataataataataataaattgccGTTATCCTTATGGAAAACTCaacataaaaatgaaataaaaacaaaatgagaCATCCGAATTTCACAAATACATAAATTGCATAAatgcataaataattatataagAATTTTTCGTTGTGGGGTGTTTGTTTCCCAAGGTTGGCACCGGCAGCACACCTATATATAGTAATATAGTAATTTTTAATCTCTCAGAGTTGCAATCTGTGTTTGCGTCGTTGGCTCCCCTGCTCCTTCTTCTTTCTCGTTTTCTATCGGGTAGTGCACGGTGCTGTTGTGACGATGTCGtaagttaatttgaatttatttaatcaatCGTTATTGTGATCGTTGTAATATTGCAATAAGAACAAAGAGATGACCTATGGAGATGTGAATCTAAAGATATTTTCTAATTCAGGTCGAAAGTGTCTAGGGAGACGTTGTACGAATGTGTGAACAGCGTGTTGGACAATTCCAAACAGAAGAAAAGAAACTTCCTTGAGACCGTTGAAATTCAGATCGGACTGAAGAATTATGACCCCCAAAAGGACAAACGTTTCAGTGGCACCGTCAAGTACGTACACCTGATATGAACCGTTCTTggtcaaaatgaatttttgctATAAACGGTTCACAAATCAGGAAGCTGAGCTTCACTCGGCGGACCTGCACTCAGGGTCTTAAAATAATTGGGAAGATATTTGTCCTTTTTGGACAGTATCGTTCAAAAAACATAGGTTATGTCATGACAAGTGGAATGCACACATCTGGTGGTGAGTTTGGTCCAGTGTGCGCCaccacttttttctttattacagTACAAGTAATTTTGTTTGTACTTATAACTTTTGACTTTCCTAGGTTGAAGCACATTCCCAGGCCAAAAATGCAAGTGTGCATGTTGGGAGATCAACAACATTGTGATGAAGCCAAAGCTAATAATGTTCCTTATATGGATGTTGAAGCTTTGAagaaattgaataaaaataagaagCTTGTGAAAAAGCTTGCTAAAAAATATGACGCCTTCTTAGCTTCTGAAGCTCTGATTAAACAAATCCCTCGTTTGTTAGGACCCGGTCTTAACAAAGCTGGTAAATTTCCTGGGTTGTTGTCCCATCAGGAATCAATGACTCAAAAAATTGATGAGGTGAAGGCAACTATTAAATTCCAAATGAAAAAGGTgagaaatttgatttttagaaGTTGATATGGTTGCATCACTAAGCCAACAGATTGAcattttatagtttttttgTATTGGATAATGATGCTAAATTGATAGCAATTATAACTACCACTTTTACTATTGTAACTGTGGCTTTAACATTGCAAACATTTATTCTGTCAAATtaaccttttttttaattaaatgttgaTTTAACTTTTTCAGGTACTTTGTCTCTCGGTGGCTGTTGGACATGTTGACATGTCATCTGATGAACTTGTCCAAAATGTTCATCTGGCCATCAATTTCTTGGTATCCCTGTTGAAGAAACATTGGCAAAATGTTAGGTCCCTACATGTTAAATCTTCTATGGGGCCACCACAGAGATTatactaaaatattttacaacatACTTTGTAtgtcataaaaaataaattttaaaacatgtatttagTGTGATCTTTGTTTTAAACTTGTACAGTAAAAACCTGCTATAGTTGAACTTGTACTACTGTTTCTAAATTTTGGTTATGTAAGTCGAATTTTTGGGGAattcccacttttttctgaaaatatgAAGAATATTCTGTTAGCGAATGTTTAAGTTGCCGAGTAGTATGAATTCCGACTCAGATTAGTGAgtataaggcattcacgatctttttgggaccgagctggctatgaccatctagtgattttgttggcagtacctcggtgataactacattccctaaaggaaattgacactttttttgttagattaggttgttttcagtttagggttatattttctgaataggtgCATTGctgccggatctcttaaatctggtctgtcctttttaaattaaattaaatcgtttaatagaaaatttttatcgtaataaaattactttggcaattttgactgttcctttgacggaaatttaaattatttttacacacttaataaaccatttagtttcttacgaatattaaaataataaatatggcaatgcggtggcaagaaaatgtcgaagagacactgacaggaaaaaaaattgcatccgttgcatcactgagtcagttagtccaacatgaaaagaaaaaatcatagccaactcggtcccaaaaagatcgtgaatgcctaatatgTTTAAGCGAGTTCCGTTAATTTAGACTCATTTTCATCTGTTttataatatacaggtgtattaaaaatggcgcatAATATTTACATCACGTGATTGTATGTTTTTCACCGGTTTTTCTGCCGACGGCAAAACATCCGTCCGTGTGCAAGAGGTCTAAAGTAGCTGTACAACACTTTAATGAACACAACTATA of Tenebrio molitor chromosome 6, icTenMoli1.1, whole genome shotgun sequence contains these proteins:
- the RpL10Ab gene encoding large ribosomal subunit protein uL1; this translates as MSSKVSRETLYECVNSVLDNSKQKKRNFLETVEIQIGLKNYDPQKDKRFSGTVKLKHIPRPKMQVCMLGDQQHCDEAKANNVPYMDVEALKKLNKNKKLVKKLAKKYDAFLASEALIKQIPRLLGPGLNKAGKFPGLLSHQESMTQKIDEVKATIKFQMKKVLCLSVAVGHVDMSSDELVQNVHLAINFLVSLLKKHWQNVRSLHVKSSMGPPQRLY